The window CCATCGCCACGCAGTACAGCGGGATCACCACCACCACACCGGCGATCACGCGGGTGGACACCAGGTAGGCGACCGAACGGACGGCCATCACCTCCAGCGCGTCGATCTCGTCGTTGATGCGCATCGCCCCCAACTGCGCGGTGGCACCGGCGCCGATGGTTGCCGCCAGGCCGATCCCGGCCACTGCGGGGGAGATGATGCGGACGTTGACGTAGGCGGAGATGAAGCCGGTCATGGCCTCCACCCCGATGCCCGAAAGTTCGTTGTAGCCCTGCACAGCGATGACCGCTCCCGTGGTGAGCGTCATGAATCCGACGATGGCCACTGTGCCGCCGATGAGCGCCAGTGCGCCCGTGCCCAAACTCATCTGGGCGATCAGGCGCAGGATCTCGGTGCGGTAGCGGACCACCGCTATCCCCATCTCGCGCACGGATCTGGCATTGAACTTGATCTGCGTGCCGATCCGGTTCCAGCCGTCGACCATTCCTTTCACGACGGTGGGCGGTGCCGAATGCCGTTGTCCGGCAGCCTTACCGGTCATCTAACGCTCGTGTAGTAGACGGCCGTCGCAACGACATTGATGACGAAC is drawn from Candidatus Mycolicibacterium alkanivorans and contains these coding sequences:
- a CDS encoding ABC transporter permease; amino-acid sequence: MTGKAAGQRHSAPPTVVKGMVDGWNRIGTQIKFNARSVREMGIAVVRYRTEILRLIAQMSLGTGALALIGGTVAIVGFMTLTTGAVIAVQGYNELSGIGVEAMTGFISAYVNVRIISPAVAGIGLAATIGAGATAQLGAMRINDEIDALEVMAVRSVAYLVSTRVIAGVVVVIPLYCVAMVCAFLAARFGTTGFYHQSTGVYDHYFNTFLNSSDLLWSFFTVVLMGVAVMLIHTYYGYTATGGPSGVGVAVGRSVRASLVVLVLLLLVVAMSIYGQSGNFHLSG